One segment of Etheostoma cragini isolate CJK2018 chromosome 23, CSU_Ecrag_1.0, whole genome shotgun sequence DNA contains the following:
- the LOC117938912 gene encoding SLIT-ROBO Rho GTPase-activating protein 1-like isoform X3, translating to MSNSNRSKKDKEILAEYESQVKDVRAQLVEQQRCLEQQTEMRVQLLQDLQDFFRKKSEIETEYSRNLEKLAERFMAKTRSTKDHQQYKKDQNLLSPVNCWYLLLNQVRRESKDHATLSDLYLNNVISRLTHISEDSARLLKRSKEIIFQLQEDLMKLLNELYTVMKTYHMYHVETISAETKLREAERQEGRVKGVSGTGGGVEPVFGLRIEERHQRRNAARKMEKMKEKRKAKYSENKLKTLKARNEYLLTLEATNASVFKYYIHDLPDIIDCCDLGYHSSLSRALRTYLSAELSLEASRRAGLEVLEGAVEGLDPARDRQRLLGLYPTAFCPPQRFSFQAHMGDAVTQIASQPQLQAELSLRLTQLQTRLASLKIENEEVKKTWGATLTTLQDMTVQEDFDVSQSFTHSPSSESVKSSVSDGYLNKPSLAKKRANQQETELFYFTKFREYLEGSNLISKLQAKHDILKKALAEGYKSELLTTSRGRKNSHSKHQDSTKAIPLLVESCIRYINLHGLQHQGIFRVSGSQVEVNDIKNSFERGNDPLIDEESNHDINSVAGVLKLYFRGLENPLFPKERFNDLISCVRIENMYERAQCIRKILLGVPRATLVVMRYLFAFLNHLSQYSDENMMDAGNLAIVFGPTLLPTPDTLDQVACQAHVNEVIKTVILNHDNIFPDTKELPGPVYEKCMTGDQYCESPFSEPGALEEAEPDGGTETQTSDEEGEGVEAVARFDYVGRSGRELSFKKGASLQLFQRASHDWWEGRHNGNHGLVPHQYIVVKDRADVLSDTLSQKADSDGGSSSTDDKRSRSELSSPTDVRPLETYNRSVIHRRKRTDGLFRRPLGRSESHCHGNGGVMERSSPPVTGHFSPRELLLGRGQGLTPPLDSPERRRRSAAALTMTVSRHDSLRRPEDTPIRRSSSGQHGFSDSHRSRALDPDTLAQDIEETVTVALGELRQLERQGCRPAPDVVLDTLDQVKNGPATACSSESPSPHSTPSTPGTPGTPGTPGTPSPLSPLSPISPLPGPPPGPPRPANPSPDTLGSFKPVAAARMGAPLRPPALRPKPMVPPKSSTPPLPPPLDKSCTM from the exons atgtgcgCGCCCAGTTGGTGGAGCAGCAGCGCTGTCTGGAGCAGCAGACAGAGATGCGGGTCcagctgcttcaggacctgcaGGACTTCTTCAGGAAGAAGTCCGAGATCGAAACAGAATATTCCAGAAACCTGGAGAAGCTCGCGGAGAGGTTCATGGCCAAAACACGCAGCACGAAGGACCATCAGCAATACAA aAAAGACCAGAACCTGCTCTCTCCGGTGAACTGCTGGTACTTGCTGTTAAACCAG gTGAGGAGGGAGAGTAAGGACCACGCCACCCTCAGTGACCTCTACCTGAACAACGTCATCAGCCGCCTCACACACATCAGCGAGGACTCGGCCCGCCTGCTGAAGAGG agTAAGGAGATCATTTTTCAGCTTCAGGAAGACCTGATGAAGCTTCTGAACGAGCTTTACACT GTAATGAAGACCTATCACATGTACCACGTGGAGACGATTAGTGCGGAAACCAAGCTGCGGGAGGCGGAGCGACAGGAGGGCCGCGTGAAGGGCGTGTCGGGGACGGGCGGAGGTGTGGAGCCGGTGTTTGGCCTGCGGATAGAGGAGCGCCACCAGAGACGCAACGCCGCCCGCAAGATGGAGAAGATGAAAGAGAAG AGAAAGGCAAAGTACTCTGAGAACAAACTGAAGACTCTGAAAGCCAGGAATGAGTATCTGTTGACTCTGGAGGCCACCAACGCCTCCGTGTTTAAATACTACATCCACGACCTGCCCGACATCATAGAC TGCTGTGACCTAGGGTACCACTCCAGTCTGAGCCGGGCTCTGAGGACCTACCTATCAGCCGAACTGAGCCTTGAAGCCTCCAGGAGGGCGGGTCTGGAGGTGCTAGAGGGGGCCGTGGAGGGACTGGACCCGGCCCGCGACAGGCAGCGTCTGCTGGGCCTCTACCCGACTGCCTTCTGCCCTCCGCAGCGCTTCAGCTTCCAGGCACACATGGGCGACGCA GTGACCCAGATTGCCTCCCAGCCGCAGCTCCAGGCTGAGCTCTCCCTCCGCCTCACGCAGCTGCAGACCCGCCTGGCGTCCCTGAAGATTGAGAACGAAGAG GTGAAGAAGACCTGGGGTGCGACTCTGACCACACTGCAGGACATGACAGTGCAGGAAGACTTCGACGTCTCCCAGAGCTTCACCCACAGCCCGTCCTCTGAGTCGGTCAAGTCCAGCGTGTCGGACGGCTACTTGAACAAACCAAGTCTGGCCAAGAAACGGGCCAACCAACAGGAGACAGAGCTCTTCTACTTCACC AAATTCCGCGAGTATCTGGAGGGAAGTAATCTAATTTCCAAACTGCAGGCCAAACATGACATACTGAAGAAAGCTTTAGCAGAGG gATATAAATCTGAACTGCTGACCACCAG CCGTGGGCGGAAGAACTCCCATAGCAAGCACCAG GATTCAACCAAAGCCATACCCTTGCTTGTGGAGAGCTGCATCCGCTACATCAACCTGCATG GTCTGCAGCATCAGGGCATATTCCGGGTGTCGGGATCACAGGTGGAGGTCAATGACATCAAGAACTCCTTCGAGAGAG GTAACGACCCACTGATTGACGAGGAGAGCAACCACGACATCAACTCTGTGGCTGGCGTGCTGAAGCTCTACTTCAGGGGTTTGGAGAACCCTCTGTTTCCCAAGGAGAGGTTCAATGACCTCATCTCCTGCGTCC GAATCGAGAACATGTACGAGAGGGCGCAGTGCATCCGTAAGATCTTGCTGGGGGTCCCGAGGGCGACGCTGGTGGTGATGCGTTACCTGTTCGCCTTTCTCAACCA cctttCCCAGTACAGCGACGAGAACATGATGGATGCTGGGAACCTGGCCATCGTGTTCGGCCCGACCCTCCTGCCCACGCCGGACACGCTGGACCAGGTGGCCTGTCAGGCGCACGTCAATGAGGTCATCAAGACGGTGATCCTGAACCACGACAACATCTTCCCCGACACCAAGGAGCTGCCGGGCCCCGTGTATGAGAAGTGTATGACTGGAGACCAGTACTG CGAGAGTCCGTTCAGCGAGCCGGGGGCGTTGGAGGAGGCCGAGCCCGACGGCGGCACCGAGACCCAGACCAGCGACGAGG AGGGTGAGGGTGTGGAGGCGGTGGCGCGGTTCGACTACGTGGGCCGGTCGGGCCGCGAGCTGTCCTTCAAAAAGGGAGCGTCGCTGCAGCTCTTCCAGCGAGCGTCACATGACTGGTGGGAGGGGCGGCACAACGGCAACCACGGCCTGGTGCCTCACCAGTACATCGTGGTGAAGGACAG GGCCGACGTCCTGTCCGATACCCTCAGTCAGAAAGCCGACAGCGACGGAGGAAGCAGCAGCACCGACGACAAGAGGTCCAGGAGCGAACTAAGCTCCCCGACCGACGTCAGACCGCTAGAGACCTACAACAGGTCCGTCAT TCACAGGAGGAAGCGAACCGACGGTTTATTCCGCCGCCCCCTCGGTCGCTCCGAAAGCCATTGCCACGGCAACGGGGGCGTGATGGAGCGGAGCTCCCCGCCGGTGACGGGTCACTTCAGCCCCCGGGAGTTGCTGCTGGGGCGGGGTCAGGGTCTGACCCCGCCCCTCGACAGCCCGGAGCGCCGCCGGCGCTCTGCAGCCGCCCTGACCATGACGGTGAGCCGACATGATTCGCTGCGGCGGCCAGAGGACACGCCCATCCGGCGCTCCAGCAGCGGGCAGCACGGCTTTAGTGACTCCCATCGGTCCAGAGCGCTGGACCCTGACACACTggctcag gacATCGAGGAGACGGTGACCGTCGCCCTGGGGGAGCTGCGGCAGCTGGAGCGCCAGGGCTGCAGGCCGGCTCCCGACGTGGTGCTGGACACGCTGGACCAGGTGAAGAACGGCCCCGCCACCGCCTGCTCCTCCGAGTCTCCCAGCCCCCACAGCACCCCCAGCACCCCGGGAACCCCCGGGACACCCGGGACGCCTGGCACCCCGAGCCCCCTCAGCCCTCTGAGCCCCATCAGCCCGCTCCCCGGACCTCCGCCCGGACCTCCCAGACCGGCCAACCCTTCCCCCGACACCCTGGGCTCCTTCAAACCTGTGGCAGCTGCTCGCATGGGGGCTCCGCTGCGTCCCCCCGCCCTTCGGCCCAAACCCATGGTGCCGCCCAAGAGCAGCACCCCGCCTCTGCCCCCGCCACTGGACAAGTCCTGCACCATGTGA